A window of the Alnus glutinosa chromosome 4, dhAlnGlut1.1, whole genome shotgun sequence genome harbors these coding sequences:
- the LOC133865987 gene encoding DNA (cytosine-5)-methyltransferase 1-like, whose translation MGSAALLDSSVPNGEAPVSAVSDPSVSGMKKKKSKQKSAVSDTKMAAKTSQKEKKRNVSQCSEEPAGSRKLPKRASACRNFKERSVCISEKSCLVETKKDQFAEEEILAVRMTSGQDDGRPNRRLTDFILHDENGAPQPLEMLELDDMFISGLILPLEESSDKEKEKGVRCEGFGRIESWDISGYEDGTPVVWISTDIADYDCRKPASSYKKFYDHFFAKARACVEVYKKLSRSSGGNPDSSLDELLAGVVRSISGSKHFSGGVSIRDFVLSQGEFIYNQLAGLDETSKKNDQIFAEIPALAALLDASSKRGNFKEAKAPSTGGSLTIGLKSEDGKNKKNQSGSSKSTLEENEDVKLARLLQEEEYWQSMKQKKNQGLASTPSKFYIKINEDEIANDYPLPAYYKNSLEEIDEFIVFDSDIICDSDQLPRSMLHNWSLYNSDLRLIPLELLPMKPCTDIDVTIFGSGVMTSDDGSGFCLDTNPNQSSSCGSGAQDADGIPIYLSAIKEWMIEFGSSMVFISIRTDMAWYRLGKPSKQYAPWYETVLRTARLAISTITLLKEQSRVARLSFADVIKRLSEFKKDHGAYVSSDPAAVERYVVVHGQIILQLFAEYPDEKIKRCAFVIGLTNKMEERHHTKWLVKKKKLLQKSEANLNPRAAMGPVQSKRKVMQATTTRLINRIWGEYYSNYSPEDLKEETTSDLKEEDEVEEQDENEEDDNEEEKLVVSEGTQKPHAISRTAKLCSMNKEIRWIGEPVGKTCSGELLYKNAFVHGDAIAVGGAVIVEDNESYELPMMYFVEYMFEALDGIKMFHGRIINRGSQTVLGNAANEREVFLTNECLTMGLEDIKQAIVVDIRLVPWGHQHRKDNANADKVDRARAEDRKRKGLPIEYYCKSLYWPERGAFCSLPFETIGLGSGFCHSCQIKEAQKDKETFKVNSSRTGFVYQGTEYSVNDYVYVGPHNFSGESMEHLTFKGGRNVGLKPYVVCQVLEIIVTKETKRIEEKYTQVKVRRFFRPEDISIEKAYCSDIREVYYSEEMHVLSVENIEGKCEVRKKNDIPACDAPAIFQQVFFCERLYDPSKGSLKQLPAHTKLRYSTGDVDGHVASRKKKGKCKEGEDNVGYDKQSEASQENCLATLDIFAGCGGLSEGLRQSGVSLTKWAIEYEEPAGDAFKLNHPESAMFINNCNVILRAVMEKCGDADDCISTSEAAELAASLKEKDINDLPLPGQVDFINGGPPCQGFSGMNRFNTSTWSKVQCEMILAFLSFADYFRPKYFLLENVRNFVSFNKGQTFRLTLASLLEMGYQVRFGILEAGAYGVSQSRKRAFIWAASPEEILPEWPEPMHVFAAPELRITLSENLQYAAARSTASGAPFRAITVRDTIGDLPAVGNGASKTNLEYQNDPVSWFQKKIRGNMVLLTDHISKEMNELNLIRCQKIPKRPGSDWHDLPDEKIKLSTGQIVDLIPWCLPNTAKRHNQWKGLFGRLDWEGNFPTSITDPQPMGKVGMCFHPEQDRILTVRECARSQGFPDSYQFAGNIQHKHRQIGNAVPPPLAYALGRKLKEALDSKRPA comes from the exons atGGGATCTGCAGCACTCTTGGATTCCTCCGTTCCTAATGGCGAAGCCCCCGTTAGTGCCGTTTCTGATCCTTCAGTTTCAG gaatgaagaaaaagaagagcaaGCAAAAGTCTGCAGTTTCTGACACTAAAATGGCAgcaaaaactagccaaaaagaaaagaaaagaaatgtgtCCCAGTGTAGTGAAGAGCCAGCTGGTTCTAGGAAACTGCCAAAGCGAGCTTCTGCATGCAGAAATTTCAAGGAGCGGTCTGTTTGCATATCTGAGAAGTCTTGTCTTGTTGAAACAAAGAAGGATCAGTTTGCAGAGGAAGAGATTCTGGCTGTACGCATGACTTCTGGGCAAGATGATGGGCGCCCGAATAGAAGGCTGACTGATTTTATCTTGCATGATGAAAATGGTGCCCCACAGCCACTTGAGATGTTGGAACTTGATGACATGTTTATCTCTGGTCTTATATTGCCTCTTGAAGAAAGTTCagacaaggaaaaggaaaagggtgTCAGGTGTGAAGGCTTTGGACGGATAGAATCGTGGGACATCTCTGGTTATGAAGATGGTACTCCTGTGGTATGGATTTCGACTGATATTGCCGATTATGATTGTCGTAAACCTGCAAGTAGCTACAAGAAATTTTATGACCATTTCTTTGCAAAGGCCCGTGCTTGTGTAGAGGTTTATAAAAAGCTGTCGAGATCTTCTGGAGGGAACCCTGACTCCAGTCTTGACGAGTTGCTTGCTGGAGTTGTTCGCTCAATTAGTGGAAGCAAGCACTTTTCTGGTGGGGTATCTATCAGGGACTTTGTTCTTTCTCAGGGTGAGTTTATTTATAACCAATTGGCAGGTTTGGATGAGACAtcaaagaagaatgatcagatatTTGCAGAGATCCCTGCTCTTGCTGCGCTACTAGATGCGAGTAGCAAGCGTGGAAACTTTAAGGAAGCAAAAGCACCATCTACAGGTGGGAGTTTAACCATTGGTTTAAAATCGGAAGAtggaaagaacaaaaagaatcaATCTGGTTCATCCAAATCTACGCTGGAGGAAAATGAGGATGTAAAGTTGGCAAGATTGTTGCAAGAAGAAGAGTACTGGCAGTCAATGAAGCAGAAGAAAAATCAGGGTTTGGCCTCCACGCCAAGCAAATTCTACAttaaaattaatgaagatgAAATTGCAAATGACTACCCTCTACCTGCTTATTACAAGAATTCTCTAGAAGAAATTGATGAATTCATAGTTTTTGACAGTGATATCATATGTGACTCTGATCAACTCCCTCGAAGCATGCTTCATAATTGGTCGCTCTACAATTCAGACTTGAGGTTGATTCCCTTGGAACTTCTTCCGATGAAACCATGTACAGATATTGATGTCACTATCTTTGGGTCAGGGGTTATGACTTCTGATGATGGAAGTGGATTCTGCCTTGATACGAATCCTAATCAGTCCTCTTCATGTGGTTCAGGAGCACAAGATGCTGATGGTATTCCAATTTATTTGAGTGCAATAAAGGAATGGATGATTGAATTTGGGTCATCAATGGTTTTCATTTCAATCCGTACGGACATGGCCTG GTATAGACTTGGCAAGCCGTCAAAGCAGTACGCTCCATGGTATGAAACGGTTTTGAGAACAGCCAGGCTTGCAATAAGTACCATCACATTGTTGAAAGAGCAGAGTCGAGTTGCACGGCTTTCTTTTGCGGATGTCATCAAGAGACTGTCTGAGTTCAAGAAGGATCATGGTGCGTACGTTTCGTCTGATCCAGCAGCTGTTGAGAGATATGTAGTTGTCCATGGACAGATTATACTGCAGCTGTTTGCAGAATATCCAGATGAGAAGATTAAAAGGTGTGCATTTGTGATTGGTCTTACAAATAAAATGGAGGAGAGACATCATACCAAATGGttagtgaagaagaaaaagcttcTGCAAAAGAGTGAAGCAAATTTGAATCCAAGAGCAGCAATGGGACCTGTGCAATCGAAGAGGAAGGTTATGCAGGCTACAACAACAAGGCTAATCAACAGAATTTGGGGAGAATACTATTCAAATTACTCGCCAGAGGATTTAAAAGAAGAAACTACTTCTGATTTGAAAGAGGAGGACGAAGTTGAGGAGCAAGacgaaaatgaagaagatgataatGAAGAGGAGAAGCTAGTAGTTTCAGAGGGAACTCAGAAACCTCATGCAATATCAAGAACAGCTAAATTGTGCTcaatgaataaagaaataagaTGGATTGGGGAGCCTGTTGGAAAAACATGCTCTGGTGAATTGCTTTATAAAAATGCCTTTGTTCATGGTGATGCGATTGCTGTGGGGGGTGCTGTAATAGTGGAAGACAATGAATCGTATGAACTTCCCATGATGTATTTTGTGGAGTACATGTTTGAAGCATTGGATGGAATCAAAATGTTCCATGGAAGAATTATAAATCGAGGATCTCAGACTGTTCTTGGCAATGCTGCAAATGAGAGGGAGGTATTTCTGACAAATGAATGCTTGACGATGGGGTTGGAGGATATTAAACAGGCCATTGTTGTGGATATTCGCTTAGTGCCATGGGGACATCAGCATAGGAAGGATAATGCTAATGCTGATAAAGTTGATAGAGCTCGAGCAGAAGATAGGAAGAGGAAAGGATTGCCGATTGAATATTACTGTAAAAGCTTGTATTGGCCGGAGAGAGGTGCTTTCTGTAGTCTTCCCTTTGAAACTATTGGTCTAGGGTCTGGCTTCTGCCACTCTTGCCAAATAAAAGAAGCACAGAAAGACAAGGAAACATTTAAGGTGAATTCATCTCGGACTGGTTTTGTATACCAGGGAACTGAGTATTCTGTTAATGATTATGTCTATGTTGGCCCCCATAATTTTTCTGGGGAAAGTATGGAGCATCTAACTTTCAAGGGTGGGAGGAATGTAGGCTTGAAACCTTATGTTGTGTGCCAAGTGTTGGAGATCATTGTCACAAAGGAAACCAAAcgaattgaagaaaaatataCACAGGTTAAAGTCAGAAGATTTTTCAGACCAGAGGACATTTCAATTGAGAAGGCATACTGCTCTGACATTCGCGAA GTCTACTACAGTGAAGAAATGCATGTGCTGTCTGTTGAAAATATTGAAGGTAAATGTGAAGTCAGAAAGAAGAATGATATTCCAGCATGCGACGCTCCTGCCATCTTCCAACAAGTTTTCTTTTGTGAACGTCTGTATGATCCTTCTAAGGGGTCCCTCAAGCAG TTGCCAGCTCATACCAAACTAAGATACTCAACTGGGGATGTGGATGGACATGTTGCatctagaaagaaaaaaggaaagtgTAAAGAGGGGGAAGATAATGTAGGATATGATAAACAAAGTGAAGCATCCCAGGAAAATTGTTTGGCAACATTAGATATTTTTGCTGGCTGTGGTGGCTTGTCGGAGGGACTGCGGCAGTCTG GTGTCTCATTAACCAAGTGGGCAATTGAGTATGAAGAACCTGCTGGAGATGCCTTTAAACTCAATCATCCGGAGTCAGCCATGTTCATTAATAACTGCAACGTTATTCTTAG GGCTGTGATGGAAAAGTGTGGGGATGCAGATGACTGTATTTCAACTTCTGAAGCTGCAGAGCTTGCTGCATCTCTTAAGGAGAAGGATATTAATGATTTACCACTTCCAGGTCAAGTAGATTTTATAAACGGAGGGCCTCCATGTCAG GGTTTCTCTGGAATGAATAGGTTCAATACAAGCACTTGGAGTAAAGTTCAGTGTGAAATGATCTTAGCATTCTTATCCTTTGCTGATTACTTCCGGCCGAAGTATTTCCTTCTAGAGAATGTGAGGAACTTCGTGTCCTTCAATAAAGGGCAGACATTCCGTTTAACTCTTGCTTCACTTCTTGAGATGGGTTATCAG GTGAGGTTTGGTATTCTGGAAGCTGGAGCTTATGGTGTTTCTCAGTCACGAAAACGTGCATTTATATGGGCAGCCTCCCCTGAAGAGATACTCCCAGAGTGGCCAGAGCCAATGCATGTCTTTGCTGCCCCGGAGTTGAGAATAACATTATCGGAAAATTTGCAGTATGCTGCTGCTCGTAGTACAGCAAGTGGAGCCCCTTTCCGTGCAATAACTGTAAGAGATACAATTGGTGATCTCCCAGCTGTAGGGAATGGTGCCTCTAAGACAAATCTTGAG TATCAAAATGACCCTGTGTCAtggtttcaaaagaaaattcGAGGGAATATGGTTCTTCTGACCGATCATATATCAAAAGAAATGAATGAGCTTAATCTCATTCGATGTCAGAAAATTCCAAAGCGGCCAGGTTCTGATTGGCATGACCTTCCAGATGAAAAG ATAAAACTGTCTACTGGACAAATTGTTGACTTGATACCATGGTGCCTACCGAACACGGCCAAGCGACACAATCAGTGGAAGGGGCTGTTTGGGAGGTTGGATTGGGAAGGTAACTTCCCAACGTCCATCACAGACCCTCAACCAATGGGTAAGGTGGGGATGTGCTTTCATCCTGAGCAGGACAGGATCCTTACAGTTCGTGAATGTGCCCGATCGCAA GGTTTCCCAGATAGCTACCAGTTTGCTGGTAATATCCAACACAAGCACCGGCAGATCGGAAATGCCGTACCTCCTCCGTTGGCATATGCGTTAGGGAGAAAACTCAAGGAAGCGTTGGACAGTAAGAGGCCTGCATAA
- the LOC133867169 gene encoding uncharacterized protein LOC133867169, which produces MSRGRGKSGGWTAFDLKQRQKQGLEPDILNDPFPPLVPCQKKLLTNNNSDDDKPSSSLLLPSVHFPALTDEKNGKYQKPAKKLVGDSRGPSSNKENDRVLAVPKLQELHPWADNSLLQDVLAAADDNMDRASSLLKAMVANYDGFEDNGPPTSNAEVDSTSLGKTMTMTMSLADLEDSLKYNGKELVEEDDSFGKKLSDGDETIDQKLKSVPIEPEWEEDDLYLIHRKDALKMMRSASQHSRAATNAFLRDDHVSAQHHSLKAQQHRSAAEGLNAKAAKEIFSIRNSGNDLWKLDLHGLHAAEAIQALQERLQEIETQVHPNHSVSPKRVSSSLDSFTLTDAEKLDIQQAPSRQRPTSLQVITGIGNHSRGHAAIPTAVRSYLSENRYRFDELRPGMVTVRPKFRHR; this is translated from the exons ATGTCACGGGGGAGGGGTAAATCTGGTGGCTGGACCGCCTTTGACCTGAAGCAGCGACAGAAACAAGGCCTTGAACCCGATATTCTCAACGACCCCTTCCCACCTCTGGTCCCCTGTCAAAAGAAGTTGCTCACAAATAATAACAGTGATGACGATAAGCCTTCCTCATCTCTGCTCCTTCCGTCTGTACATTTTCCAGCTTTGACAGACGAGAAGAATGGGAAATACCAAAAACCGGCAAAAAAACTAGTCGGTGATTCTCGTGGCCCGTCTAGCAATAAGGAAAACGACCGCGTTTTAGCCGTTCCGAAGCTCCAAGAGCTCCACCCTTGGGCCGACAATAGCCTGCTTCAGGATGTCTTGGCTGCTGCGGATGATAATATGGACAGGGCCTCGTCGTTGTTGAAGGCAATGGTTGCCAATTATGACGGCTTTGAAGACAAcggaccaccaacaagcaatgCGGAGGTCGATTCTACTTCTTTGGGAAAGACCATGACTATGACTATGAGCCTCGCTGATCTTGAGGACTCTCTCAAATACAACGGCAAGGAATTGGTTGAGGAAGACGATTCTTTTGGGAAAAAGCTTTCTGATGGTGATGAGACCATTGACCAAAAATTGAAGTCTGTGCCCATCGAACCCGAGTGGGAAGAGGATGACTTATACTTGATCCATAGAAAAGATGCGTTGAAAATGATGAG GTCAGCGTCCCAGCACTCAAGGGCGGCCACAAATGCTTTTCTAAGAGATGATCATGTTTCTGCCCAACACCACTCTCTCAAGGCTCAACAACACCGGTCGGCTGCTGAAGGGCTCAATGCCAAGGCAGCCAAGGAAATTTTTAGTATCAGGAATAGCGGCAACGATTTGTGGAAATTGGACTTGCATGGTCTTCACGCAGCAGAAGCTATTCAAGCCTTGCAAGAGCGTCTGCAGGAGATTGAAACCCAAGTGCACCCAAATCATTCTGTATCTCCGAAAAGGGTCTCTTCATCACTTGACTCCTTTACTCTCACGGATGCAGAAAAGTTAGATATACAACAGGCACCATCAAGGCAGAGGCCAACATCATTACAGGTCATAACGG GTATAGGGAATCATAGCCGAGGACATGCTGCAATTCCAACAGCTGTGAGGAGTTACCTTAGTGAGAACAG ATATCGTTTTGACGAGTTGAGGCCAGGGATGGTAACAGTTCGGCCCAAGTTCCGTCACCGGTGA